The Dromaius novaehollandiae isolate bDroNov1 chromosome 3, bDroNov1.hap1, whole genome shotgun sequence genome includes the window AGAATTTCCTCTGTATCATCATCATTCTTGCAAGTGTGTATTTCAGTAGGAGGCAGATGGCACagattattttatattcataatGCATATATCTGTAGGAGAGCCACACCACAGTTTGCTGATGCTGGCTGCCTGGTTTATGTGTTCCCAGGAGCCCTACATGTTTAGAATGTattcttttgccctttcccctgtTGTCTCATGTTTTGCTGTGATAGAAGCACCAGCAAATGAAAGGCTTGTTATTGATTTTTGTGCAGATGATAATAATTTCCATGTAACTCTGCATTGGAGTGGCAGTAACTGATGTACAAAATTTGACATCTGAATTATTCTTTGATGGGAAGGGGGCCACTAACTGTGATATAGCAGCCTACTAACTCTGGATCTGTGGGTTCAAAGCAGCTTTAGGTTGCAAGTGAAATGAGTGAGGCTGTCCCAGGGTAGTTTTTATGGATGTTTGTTTGCCTCGCAAAGGCAGCAGACAGTCCTCAGTGTGTCCAGagcaaaaggaagcagaaatccTGAAAGGGAGAATGTTTTCCCCTCAGTATTTCTAGCCTATCTTAAACTGCAAGTACTGGAAATTTCAGGAGAAGTACAATTTATGAGCTACTCAGTCTCATTGCTGGATGCATCCAAAATGCTGTTGTTTACTCAATCAAAGGAAGAGGTTAAAGAATTCTGATGTTTATCTGTCGCTCCTGTCCAGCAGACATAGGTTCAGTTCACAGAAATTGGAGCTTTATGAAAAATTCCCGTGAGTTGGATGTGTTAAATGGATGTCTTAGCACAGACACATATGCAGTCATTAGCAAATATTGAACTGTGAGCCCCCAAAATCTGATGTCAAGCCACTGAAGGTGTTGCCAAGACTCAAAGCCTAAATTCCTTGAATGCAGTTCCTTTAGCCATGGGTAAATATCAGGCTATTGCTGTCTTTGCTTTCAGCCATACATAATTTTATCAACATCCTTTAGTGTCAGAGCAGCCTTCTTCAAGAGGACCCTATTTCCCAAATAACTAGCTAGTCAACATACACATCATAGCTAATGATTCCTTTAAAAACTATATTGTGCATTTCTAACTACTGGATTAAGATGACCACAACAGAAGTGGTATATATGCATCATTATTCTGTTAAAATTGTCATGCTTGGCAATTCCTATTCTTAGTCTCACCACAGCCACCCCCACCATAATGCATCGGGATTTCAAAAGCTATCCTATTCTGAACGATAGAGTAAATggcaagaacagaaaaaatgattCCTGTCTTAGTGGAAGAAAAGGTGTAATATGAAGGAATAATGGTGTGAAATCATAACgcttggttgttttgtttttcaccacTATCATCCAAGATTAATTCCACTAACTTAACTAGTACGATCCTTGAATTACCCGGTGCCTAggtaagcaagaaaaaaattgggTCCTCTAATTAGTCCAGTACACTTTTGTCCTCCAGAGCTAAACCAGAGTTTGCTTGTATACTGTTTACTTTGACTAGAAAGAAAAAGGGCAGCAGTTTGCTGATTGATGCAGTGTTCCTTAACAGTTAGTCTCAAATGCTGGTCTGTGCATCTGTATTCGCAGTGGTAGCAGTGCTGAAGGAGTGAGCCTAGAAGAAGACAGAGAGGGGGacctgggaaaagaaaagaagtttaaaTTTTAAGCCAGGGTCTTTCAGCTTGCTCAGCTGCAGACACAACATGCAAACCTGAGGAACGAAACCAATTAGGATGCcattaaaaagaggagaaaaaaatcttgctgtgaTCCAAGTCATATCTCAATGGTCAAAGTGAAACCTTGCTCACTAATGTAGccttaattcattttattttgcagagacAGCAAGCTCACCATGTTGCTTCGGGAGTCCTTGGGGAATATGAACTGCCGCACCACAATGATAGCTCACATTTCAGCCGCCGCAGGGAACTATGCTGAGACGCTGTCTACCATCCAGATTGCATCAAGGGTCCTcaggatgaagaaaaagaaaactaaggtAAGACAGTTTATAAGTCCCTTCTTGTAAtggtggaggagggagggagaaggactCTGAAAGATCTTTAATGAGGTAGAGCAGCATATAACAAAATCAATAGTCATAATTTCAAAGTGAATGGATCATATGTATCCTGTCCTAGGCGAGTGGCTCAGAGCACATAGCAGAGACTAAGGAGGTAAAAGCTTCCGCTTCAGATACAGAGGAGTGAGTTCAGACGTATCTGTTGTATCAGGTTTGCAAGCTGGCCTCATTTAGTGATATGGCTGTCAGAGagcatttattttcagttataTTCTTAGTGCTGATGAAATAGGAAGGAATGAAACTGCCTTAGAGTTAAAGGAAATTGGGATTAACGAAGAATTAGATTCTCTCTGTTTCCCAGAGACAGCAGgagcaaaataaatgcaaagcagTGTGTCCATTGCTGGCACTGTTGCCCCTGTTATTCCCACTGCATATACATATAGGCGATAGATTTTCCAAAAAGTAGCTAGTGGTGGGCTCTACATTTGTAGAGTCCTGGTTCCTTCTGTGTAGCATATGTTATAAACTGGTACAACTAGTGAATTTTTATGTGCTCAGTTCAAATTGTTGGCCTGTGGATTGACAAAAACTTTTGATAGAGACAAGTGAAGGGGTTCAGTCTACACAGCATCACAGCAATGTGTCCACAGAGAACTATATGCATAAATACAATTCCACTTACTGGTAGCATGACTAAAAGGAGActgtctttattttctctgcCTTATTTATGTATAAGTTTTCTTGTTCCTCTTCACACATGCGCGTGCGAAAAATCAGCAACACTTTCGACAGatgtctgatttcttttttcaggctCGTTAAGGGACAGATCCTAATCCATTTATTCAGTACTTCTTTTAGAAGTCTTATGACTCTTAGAGTGGGACACTAAGGGCTGGAGCATTGGTTTGTATTTTGAATGCTGTTATGTGTTTTCTGTAAGACTGTGGGTAAGAAACTTCAGATATAACTGTGACTCTTGCACATGTGCCTCATGCAAGGTGCcatttgaaatgctgaaatgtcatggtctctgtctctctcacatATTGCAGTACACATCCAGTtcttctggaggagagagctCTTGTGAGGAAGGCAGGATGCGGAGGCCAACTCAACTGAGGCCCTTCCACTCTAGAAACACTGTTGACCCAGACTTCCCTATTTTGCATCTGTCAAAGGATCCTGATTATTCATCCAGCAGTGAACAGTCCTGTGACACAGTGATTTATGTTGGCCCCAATGGCACTGCCCTTTCTGATAAGGAACTGACAGATAATGAGGGTCCCCCTGACTTTGTTCCCATAGTTCCTGCACTACAGAAGACCAAAAATGAGGGCAAATTAGAGGAAGTTTGTGAATCAGGGCCCAGCACATCTGAAAGAGACTGCCTGAAGTGCAACACCTTTGCAGAGCTCCAGGAGAGGCTGGATTGCATAGATGGCAGTGAAGAGACTGACAAATTTCCCTTTGAAGAGATGCCTGCTCAGTTTAGCTCAGACCAGATGTCTAAGTGCTCTGTCTCAAGCCAACTGGCAGAGCTTAGCCACTTACCAGAGTCAGATAAGGAAGATACCATGCCAGAATGTCAGCATCCTGAGAGAGAAGCCAAGGAAAATATAAATGCAACACCCAGCAAAACTAAGAGAAATCACTCCCCTGTTTCTTCTGGAGCTCTCACTAACATTTCAACTCCTTCTTCTCCCAGGAGTGTAACAGGCAGCTCTAGTAAAGAGCTTAGCTCTTCCCAGTTAGCACACAGCACAAgcttgcagagcagcagagaaggtCTCAATACCTGTGGCTTTGTGGAAGGCAAACCTAGGCCAATGGGTTCACCCCGGCTTGGCATTGCAAGCCTCTCCAAAACATCTGAGTACAAGCCACCAACTTCTCCTTCCCAGAGATGCAAGGTCTATACACAGAAAGGAGTTCTGCCCAGCCCCACTCCCCCACCAGCTCCCTTGAGTAAGGATACCGGGGTGAGGTCTAATGAATCCTTATTGCAGCCAGAAATCCGGACCCCTCCTGTAGGAATGAGCCCACAAATCATGAAGAAGTCAGTGTCCTCCAGCAGTGGGGGATTTGAAGAGACCATTCTTGATGAAGATCAGCAACAAAACATTTCGCCAGAATCCAAAAAGGAGATTTTAAGCACCACCATGGTGACTGTGCAGCAGCCGTTAGAGCTGAATGGAGAGGATGAGCTGGTGTTCACCCTTGTAGAAGAACTAACCATTAGTGGGGTCCTTGACAATGGGCGCCCAACCAGTATCATCAGTTTTAACAGTGACTGCTCTGTGCAGGCTTTGGCCTCTGGGTCTAGGCCAGTCAGTATTATCAGCAGCATCAGTGAAGACCTTGAATGTTACTCCAGTGCAGCTCCTGTGTCTGAGGTCAGCATCACACAGTTCCTTCCACTTCCAAAACTGGGACTGGATGACAAATCCCAGGATGATGGCAGCAGGCGCTCATCCATCAGCTCGTGGTTGAGTGAAATGAGCACAGGGAGCGATGGTGAACAGTCGTGCCACAGTTTCATAGCCCAGGCATGCTATGGTCATGGGGAAGCAATGGCAGAGCCCCCTGTCTCTGAGTTTGCAAGCACCATACAAAGTGCTAGCATGATTTGTGTAAATGACAAACAGAAGCCAGTGACTGACAACATGCTCATATTGTCAGAAATGGGGGAGGAAGCTTTTGGCAAAGTGTCACCCATCAAAGGCTGTAAAATATCAGCTCTAGGGAAAACGACTGTCACAATCAAAAACACTGCAAGCCTCAGCAGCTGTGAAGGCTACATCCCAATGAAGACAAACATTACCGTTTATCCATGTATTGCTGTTAATCCCTTTAAAGTACAAGACACTGATGACGCTGTATCGGCAGTAGCTACAGACCCAAAAGTTTCTCATCCCCACGAAGGGAAAGAATCCAGTGCTAAAAAGGATATCAAATTTGAAGACCCTTGGCTAAAGAGAGAAGATGATATAAAAAAGGACAGCTCTGGGAGTGGTGATGGGCCAAAGCCTGACACAGCCACAGTTTCAGCCAAGCCTGAGCACAGCACAAAACAGATCTCAGCAGATAGGTTTAGTAGGAGCAGCAGTGGTGACACTTCTATCTCCCCAGGATCTGACAGTCTGAAGAGGATTGTGGATGGGTGTGAGATGGCAGCTtcaggctctgcaacccaaagtCCTGTTCATTCCACTGACAGCTTGAAGAACAGCAGTCTCCCTCAAGGGCTCCCAAAGGCAAGCAAGCCAGAGGAGCCTGAAGTTGTTCTCCTTTCTACTGCCACTGACAGTGGCATCAGCTCTCCTGCCCTACCCCAGTTTTCTAAGGCAAGCCTAGACAAAAAAATGGCATCTCCCAAACACTGTGTCCTCACTCGTCCCAAAGGGACCCCTCCTCTGCCTCCGGTGAGAAAGTCAAGCTTGGATCAGAAGAACAGAGCCAGCCCCCAGCACAGCGCTGCCAGCAGCACCACGAGCAGTCCCTCCAGCCAGCCCGTGTCTTTCCTGGCGAGCTTTCCTGATGAGCTGAATGGCAAACAGAAGGGCTCTGGCATTGACAGCAGtagcaacaacaacagcagcagcaagttaTTTAGTGCCAAACTTGAGCAGCTTGCCAGCAGGACCAACTCCCTTGGGAGGTCCACAGGAAGCCACTATGAGTGTTTGTCACTGGAAAGAGCAGAAAGCCTGTCCTCTGTGAGCTCCAAAATGAGCCCTGGCAAAGACACCACCATGCCTAGGGCTGGAAGGAGCCTCAGCCGCAGTGTCATGTCCTCACCAACCAACTCAGGCCTCTCTCAGTCTGCAGGTGCCTCCCCAAAAGCCAGCCAGTCTAAGATCTCTGCAGTCAGCAAGCTCCTGTTGGCAAGTCCCAAAGCCCGAAGCCTGTCTGCCTCTGCCACCAAAACACTCAGCTTTTCCACCAAGTCTCTGCCTCAGTCCGTAGGGCAGAGTTCCAGTTTGCCTCCAAGTGGGAAGAACATGTCCTGGTCAACACAGTCCCTCAGCAGAAACCGAGGCTCCAGTCTTGCTTCCAAATTGCCTCTTCGAGCTGTCAATGGACGGATTTCAGAACTACTCCAAGGGAGCACAAGTGCTAGAGGTTTACAGCTGCATGGAAACTccgaggcagaggagcatggggGCTTTCATGGAGAGGAGAAACCAGCTGTTCACATGCTGCCTTCGCCTTACAGCAAGATCACCCCTCCTCGGAAACCTCACCGCTGTAGCAGTGGTCATGGAAGTGATAACAGCAGCGTCCTGAGTGGAGAGctgcccccagccatggggaaaACAGCCCTTTTCTACCACAGCGGGGGAAGCAGTGGCTACGAGAGCATGATGAGAGACAGTGAAGCAACAGGGAGTGCTTCTTCAGCACAGGATTCTATGAGTGAGAATAGCAGCTCTGCTAGTGGGAGGTGCCGAAGTCTCAAAAATCCAAAGAAGCGATCAAATGCAGGTAAGCCTGTGGTGGTATGGAAGAGGAATATACATCAAAGGGGCTAACTACTTCCTGGGTGGGAGGCAATCCCTAAAGAGCTAATTCAGTGTGAACTGTATCTAGTAGCAGAGACGTGAGGCCAGGGTAAGTGTCCTAGGCGCTGAGTTTCTTCGATTTGTCCACAGCATGCACTGATCCTATATGAGTTTGCATTGTCTTTGCAGTGGAGTCTCTGCTTGAACCATTGCACTTAGGTTTATTTCACATTAACAGAAGAATTAATCCATAAATGTGGTTAATGTTGGCAATGACAGCTACTTTCAGgtatttatttatacaaatattCTTCTGATTTAATTCCAGAAAGATGCTTTTGTGAGGTAGTGAACTGTAATTGTTATTACTAAGCACTGTGGGCACAGATTCCCCTCAGGTGTGCATGTATTTCCTCAACACAAGATCAGAGTCTTTCTGAATGGCAGTATCTCTTCTGAGCTCACCTTTGCTCCTTGTGCTCTCTGGATGCCCAAAGGTGCAAAGATGCCAGGCAGCTGAAACCACCATTCAGTTCCTTCTCACTACCCACATTGGAAGATCCAGCAAAGTTACGCCCATGCCTCTTGCAACATGACATTCCTGCCTCTTTGATTCCTGTCTTTTAACTTTTGAGTTATGGATCCTACCTTTCCCAGTAATTTATTAATAACAATTTATATTAATGATAATGTAAATAAGGGAACTACTGCATTGACGTATTTGCAAATCTGAGAGCCTTGTAGCAATCACAGAAACAATTCATCTTTATTCCTATATAATCTCCAGTAGCCTTCACACTATGATCAGGACTTTCTGTCAGATAGCAAAGGCCTCCTGGGCTGTGTCTGGAGTCCAGGCAGTTGCAGCTGGTACATCTTCCCACCAGAACATTACTGTTTCATAGGTTTGTAGGGCAGGGACAAGGAACTCCTGACAGCTAGTCCCCTCACTTTTTTCCTGGGGGCAGGTTTCCCAGCCTGCAGCAATTCATAATATGTATGTTCTGCCTAACctcctttcaaataaaatgcTTACTGGGAACAGTACTGGCATGTACAGTACAGGCATTTGAAATAACAGTGGCTACTTATCCTACAGTAGCTGCAGCTGTCCATTAGGAGCTCCAGCTCCAAATTCACCAGCCACTCCCACTTGCTGGAATACTTACCTTTTGGATTCGTATGCAGTGAACTAACTGAGTGATGCCTTAACTGTCCATTTCTCTATGCTCTTAATTGTGGTAGCAAGAAGAATATGTGCAGCACAGATGTGACTGCAAAAGGTACCGGTTAAATTCATTCCCAGGCCGATGGGCACATCCATAAGTGCATGGCTGATTGTACCTGCTCAGGATACATCGGGAAGTGATCACTCTACATAGTGCAAGCACAGACCAAATGACAAAATAATCCTTCTGTCACTTGCCTCCTACGAGAAAAACTCTTCTATTCCTTCAGTGTACTTGGTAATAAATTTATATTCCTCTTTTTGAGGATTTGCTCCTCAAATAGCTCCCTTCAAATCTAAACTTTTTAATGGTGACTGGCAAGAAAAAGAAGGATGATTTTGTGTGTTGTGGAAAAGGAAACCAAAGCTGACCACACAGATTGTATTTCTGGGAGTATACCACCAGTACATACCTGATCTTGTGGGGAAGCTGCCCATATGATGGGCTTTGCCCATGGGACATTTACTTTTTTTGGATTCCATAATGAAACTTAGGTCTCTTGCTTTCTGACTGACTTAGTAGTGAGAAGATTAAGGCATCCAGTAACAGTCGTTGAGAGATGTTCATCTGCAGTAGAAAAGTGGCTCTGTAAGGGTCACTTTCCTTATATTTGGCTTAGGAAAAAAGCTTAGTCAACCCTGCTCTCTTGTGACAGTCTGTGCTTCTTCCAAGTACTTCTGAAGTAGCTGGCCAATTTCAACAAAATTTCATCCAGAAATAGATGGAAAATTTTAACAAGTTCTGTGAAAAAAGGGAGCTGTGCAGCAAAGAGAACAGAGAGGAAAACTGCAATATAGATCTACTTAtctcttattttttactttactaATTACTTATTTACTGTACTTATTAGACACTAGAGAACCCCCTCCCCACAGGGGAGACACTTAAAAAAATACCTGAACTATAAGAAAAGCTTCAGTCAGAGCCTGCATGTTCTTTAGACTTCAAAGTCCATCAGCCACAAACCCAAATCAATAGGAGATCGGGATTCATTTGTTCTGATGCTTATAAAACTAGTTGTTTCATCTTACTTCTCTCTGCTTTGATACCACATTGGGGCCTAGACAGGATATGTGTGAGGAGAATACTGTCTTTGCATCATACTTACAGAAGAGCTTCAAATCTGTATATTGTTCTTTATACCAGGGTTTTATTTTGGCTTGCAAACTTTGGCCTTTCATAGTCCCTCCGTAGGCCTGAATATTGTGTCAGTGCCTGTGAAAAAGGGAGGTGTGAAGAGAAGGCTGTTGGCGACTCAGGTTTC containing:
- the KIF26B gene encoding kinesin-like protein KIF26B yields the protein MNSVAGNKERIAVTTRSRKYGVTDPCSPTKPAAPFSPESWYRKAYEESRAGSRPAPEGAGSALGSSGTPSPGSGTSSPGSFTGSPGPASPGIGTSSPGSLGGSPGFGTGSPGSGSGGGSSPGSDRGVWCEHCNARLAELKRQALKLLIPGPVSSKDPGFSSMIHDKLQVPNTIRKAWNEKDNRCDVCATHLNQLKQEAIQMVLTLEHAANSEHYDALPGSPPPLSNIPTLVGSRHMGSLQPRDWAYMPASYATSNYTGFVANKHSGKPNSLGIVNGVEKKNGSPGHQAKVSFQMATSPSNGNVLNSMAIQAHQYLDGTWSLSRTNGVTLYPYQISQLMTETSREGLTEAALNRYNADKPSLYSFPGSQSTYVASDVSTGTSVAASFFARAAQKLNLSSKKKKHRPSAPAVPESPLFSTSFSSILQTSPPPAPPCLLRAVSKVKDIPGVGKVKVMVRISSTLARDTSESSAFLKVDPRKKQITLYDPLTCGGQNAFQKRGNQVPPKMFAFDAVFPQDASQAEVCAGTVAEVIQSVVNGADGCVFCFGHAKLGKSYTMIGKDDSMQSLGIIPCAISWLFKLINERKEKTGARFSVRISAVEVWGKEENLRDLLSEVATGSLQDGQSPGVYLCEDPICGMQLQNQSELRAPTAEKAAFFLDAAIASRRSSQRDCDEEDHRNSHMLFTLHIYQYRMEKSGKGGMSGGRSRLHLIDLGSCVKVLSKNREGSSGLCLSLSALGNVILALVNGSKHIPYKDSKLTMLLRESLGNMNCRTTMIAHISAAAGNYAETLSTIQIASRVLRMKKKKTKYTSSSSGGESSCEEGRMRRPTQLRPFHSRNTVDPDFPILHLSKDPDYSSSSEQSCDTVIYVGPNGTALSDKELTDNEGPPDFVPIVPALQKTKNEGKLEEVCESGPSTSERDCLKCNTFAELQERLDCIDGSEETDKFPFEEMPAQFSSDQMSKCSVSSQLAELSHLPESDKEDTMPECQHPEREAKENINATPSKTKRNHSPVSSGALTNISTPSSPRSVTGSSSKELSSSQLAHSTSLQSSREGLNTCGFVEGKPRPMGSPRLGIASLSKTSEYKPPTSPSQRCKVYTQKGVLPSPTPPPAPLSKDTGVRSNESLLQPEIRTPPVGMSPQIMKKSVSSSSGGFEETILDEDQQQNISPESKKEILSTTMVTVQQPLELNGEDELVFTLVEELTISGVLDNGRPTSIISFNSDCSVQALASGSRPVSIISSISEDLECYSSAAPVSEVSITQFLPLPKLGLDDKSQDDGSRRSSISSWLSEMSTGSDGEQSCHSFIAQACYGHGEAMAEPPVSEFASTIQSASMICVNDKQKPVTDNMLILSEMGEEAFGKVSPIKGCKISALGKTTVTIKNTASLSSCEGYIPMKTNITVYPCIAVNPFKVQDTDDAVSAVATDPKVSHPHEGKESSAKKDIKFEDPWLKREDDIKKDSSGSGDGPKPDTATVSAKPEHSTKQISADRFSRSSSGDTSISPGSDSLKRIVDGCEMAASGSATQSPVHSTDSLKNSSLPQGLPKASKPEEPEVVLLSTATDSGISSPALPQFSKASLDKKMASPKHCVLTRPKGTPPLPPVRKSSLDQKNRASPQHSAASSTTSSPSSQPVSFLASFPDELNGKQKGSGIDSSSNNNSSSKLFSAKLEQLASRTNSLGRSTGSHYECLSLERAESLSSVSSKMSPGKDTTMPRAGRSLSRSVMSSPTNSGLSQSAGASPKASQSKISAVSKLLLASPKARSLSASATKTLSFSTKSLPQSVGQSSSLPPSGKNMSWSTQSLSRNRGSSLASKLPLRAVNGRISELLQGSTSARGLQLHGNSEAEEHGGFHGEEKPAVHMLPSPYSKITPPRKPHRCSSGHGSDNSSVLSGELPPAMGKTALFYHSGGSSGYESMMRDSEATGSASSAQDSMSENSSSASGRCRSLKNPKKRSNAGSQRRRIIPALSLDTASPARKPANSPGVRWVDGPLRSGQRGLGEPFEIKVYEIDDVERLQRRRGGDSKEVICFNAKLKILEHRQQRIAEVKAKYEWLMRELEVTKQYLMLDPNKWLSEFDLEQVFELDSLEYLEALECVTERLENRVNFCKAHLMMITCFDITSRRR